In Malus sylvestris chromosome 16, drMalSylv7.2, whole genome shotgun sequence, the following are encoded in one genomic region:
- the LOC126606428 gene encoding uncharacterized protein LOC126606428 — protein MKRAFLEKFFPTSRVILLRKRISGIQQEEGESFPTYYEHFKSLVASCPQHQMKEELLLQYFYEGLLPIERQMLDASAGGALVDKTPTAAKTLISNRALNAQQYEGVGQRSNPRPHQVNKVSAITELQNQMANLTTLLSQVVEGPKVQNVAACGVCSMQGHLTDKCPQLIENGGWETLNAVGFDNQYQPRNDPFSNTYNPGWRDHPNFKWREPQQGQQQSGLRQQPPGFYQKPFAPTQPQAQPAQKSGSSIDNDQIFNLLTSMAQGMQNRDKKVDELEKQVGQIAEFMGQFREQGKLPSSTIANPKGGFETVNAIMLRSGTQVGAKPKSSKSSHDEDEKLLQEEAQGPKLTAKDEQSLPPPSSPPKPSQTTKVSPNSTFSSSIPLNVPFPGRFRQSKKEEAEKDILETFQKVQVNIPLLDAIKQVPRCD, from the exons atgaaacgggccttcttggagaagtttttcccaacttctcgagtcatcctcctacggaaaaggataagtggaattcaacaagaggaaggtgaatcttttcctacttattatgaacattttaaatctcttgttgcttcttgtccacaacatcagatgaaggaggaacttcttttgcaatacttctacgaggggctactacctatcgaacgtcaaatgctagatgcctcggcgggaggagccttggtggacaagacccccacggcagcaaagactttaatttccaaccgtgcgttgaatgctcaacaatacgaaggcgttggacaaaggagtaacccacgaccacatcaagtcaataaggtaagtgccataaccgaacttcaaaatcaaatggctaaccttactactttgctttctcaggtagtggaaggtccaaaagtgcaaaacgtggcagcttgtggcgtgtgttccatgcaaggccaccttacggacaagtgcccacagttgatagaaaatggagggtgggagaccctcaatgccgtgggatttgacaaccaataccaaccaaggaatgaccccttttccaatacttacaatcccggttggcgtgatcatccaaatttcaaatggcgagaaccccaacaaggccaacaacaaagcggattgaggcaacaacccccgggtttctatcaaaagccgtttgcaccaactcaaccccaagcacaacctgcccaaaaatcaggttcgtctattgataatgatcaaatttttaatttactaacttctatggcgcagggaatgcaaaatagggacaaaaaggtggacgagttggagaaacaagtagggcaaattgccgagttcatggggcagtttcgagagcaaggcaagttgcctagctcaaccattgcaaatccaaaaggaggctttgaaaccgtcaatgcaatcatgttgagaagtggtacacaggttggagccaaaccaaaatcatccaaatcaagtcacgatgaggatgaaaagttgctacaagaggaagcacagggaccaaaactcacggccaaggatgaaCAATCCTTGCCACCACCATCTAGCCCTCCTAAGCcgtcccaaaccaccaaggtaagtccaaattcgactttttctagttccattccactaaatgtgccctttcctggcaggtttaggcaatcaaagaaggaagaagccgagaaggacattctagagacctttcagaaagttcaagtcaatattccgctccttgatgcaattaagcaagtcccgag ATGTGATTAA
- the LOC126609357 gene encoding uncharacterized protein LOC126609357, whose amino-acid sequence MALSEFSLQYVPQKVVKGQVLADFLAQHPSPYSFGGNNIEVGMVATRDNYWTMYFNGSSTSVSAGMGIVIQSPNHSCWYFSLKLDFDCTNNQAEYEALIIGLDVLHDLRATCVLILGDSELVINQLNGTFRCMSCTLAPYHMVANYLAKSFDGITFKHISRVRNTDADELAQITSGA is encoded by the coding sequence ATGGCACTATCTGAATTCAGTTTACAATATGTGCCCCAGAAAGTTGTTAAAGGCCAAGTGTTGGCCGATTTCTTGGCCCAACATCCCTCACCATATAGTTTTGGGGGCAATAACATTGAAGTCGGCATGGTGGCAACACGTGATAATTACTGGACAATGTACTTTAATGGCTCTAGTACTTCAGTCTCGGCTGGCATGGGGATCGTTATTCAATCCCCAAATCACAGTTGctggtatttttctctcaagcttGATTTCGATTGTacgaataatcaggccgaatacgaagcccttatcaTCGGCCTTGATGTCCTCCATGACTTGCGGGCAACTTGTGTCCTTATTCTTGGTGATTCCgagcttgtgattaaccaactcaatgggacttttcgttgcatgagttgcaCCCTGGCGCCCTATCATATGGTTGCCAACTATTTGGCCAAATCTTTCGATGGCATCactttcaaacacatttcacGAGTTCGAAACACAGACGCAGATGAATTAGCTCAAATCACCTCTGGAGCATAA